The genomic region CTGATGTGTCCCATATTCAAAACTTTGAAAGTGCTCTTGAAAGAGAGAAAGACGGAGTATTAGTAAAAGAGTATATCATCAAGGCATGGACATATTGTCACGAGCAGAGGATGAGACTCGCGTATGGAAGGAGCATTGGGATGCCACTGGACCTACCATCAGGACTTCGCGAACTTTCTCTTTCTTCATGCAGTATTACAGATGGAGCTTTAGCTATTTGCCTTGATGGTCTGGCTTCACACGAAAATTTGCTCTTACAAAATATTATGACTTTAACTACACTTCCTTCGGAATAGGTCCTCCAACATTTGACAAATCTCGAGTCCTTGTCCATCGAATATTGCTGGTGTCTCAGGTCATTGTGGGGCATACGAGCTGCTACCTCTCTTTCAGATGTTGGATTGCTTTCATGCCCTTCTTTAGAGTTGGCACGTGGGGCCGAATGTTTGCCTTTATCACTTGATAGCCTCTCTATAGACATTAGACAATTGTGTGCTTGCAGCTGACTTTCTCTGTATTGACTGGGATTACATGGATGACATTAGCATAACCAATTGCAGAATCACCTCATGTTTGTCTTTTGGTAGTCTCACCTCCATCAAAACATTCTCACTGCAGCACTTGCCAGATTTATGTATGCTCGAAGGATTGTCTTCCCTCCAACTTCACCACGTACATTTGATTGATGTTCCGAAACTCACCCCGGAGTGTGTCTTGCAGTTTCAAGTCCAGTACTCACTCCATGTTAGCAGTCCTGCAGTATGCTCTCAGCTGAGGGTTTGACATCTGTTCCAGCAGTTCTCTCTGTTCAAGGATGCAAGGAACCCATTTCCTTTGAAGAAAACTCAAACGTCACATCTGTCACGAGCCTGAAATTCTTTCATTGTCAAATAATTTCCCTGCCAACAAATATGAAGTGCTTCTCCAATCTAAAGTATCCGGAAATCGGTGCCTGCCCCAACATATTATCTTTACCAGATCTGCCATCCTCCCTTCAGCACATACGCGTACGGGGCTGTGAGTTCTCAAGGAGAGCTGCCAAGCACGTGATGGAGAAAGTTGGCCAAAGATTGCGCATATCCGTTGGAAGGAAATTGGTTAAAGTGTGATTGATATTCCCACCTTCAAATAAACAGAAAGGTAAATTAGCTCATGCCGACCACCTTTGCCTTCTCAAAGATATATAGCCTTGCGTAATATATATGCATTCCATAAAATTGCAGGCCCAAGATGCGTGCCCTCCAGCAACCTTCTACGGGATGGATTGCCTCAGGCTGGCTCATCCTACTGCTCCACTCTGTCTCCTACTTCACaatattttcggacggaggtagtactatatATGCTGACTGTTAGGTGATGGACCAGGTCAGCACAGGAGTCCTCGCAGGAGCTGTTCACGTCGATCGGGCACCCGCCAGCGCTTCCCCCGCGCCTCTCCCACCTACCACCACTACTCCCACCCATCCACCAGACCCGCCCGCACCTggacaaaattactgttctgacccttaaggcaaactaaatcccgatttgacctcgttccgaaaaaaatttcgtttctgacctttttcggtgacgccaaggtccctggcgtctgggttacgaagcagacgccggggtccctggcgtctggcccctggcccgcactgcccgcctgcccgttgacctgctgacgtggcaaaggggccagacgccagggaccgtgGCGTCTGGCCCCGGTAAGTGGATAACCCCACCGGGAGAGTGTGTGGGTCCCACCCCACACACTTTCCCCAATCCAGCCCGAGCTTGAAGAAGAGCTGCTGCCTCCCCACTCTCTCTCACCCCTCAAGCTCCCCCTCAAATCCTCTCCAAAAGGTACATCCCTTAGGTGGATCTTTCCATCACTTTGTTGCTCTTGTTAATCTCTCCCAAAtcatccaattattttttgttaagTCTTGTCCTTTTGGTTGCATTTTATACATGTTggtggaaccctagttcatgttttctcccccttatgttagtgtgaatggcttggttaactttgataatatagtgctatgcatggtgtgtagtaggaatatatgtttgttgagtagaaagattgggggttagggttagttagtgattagggttaactttgcttagtgtgttaattagtgattagtgatacttttgtggacatcgccaataatttagtgttgatatgatttggatataataagatgtatttggataaacaccaattctcattgaggtcttaaatgcattcatgtaatttttagatggagagacttgttaatgttcattacattgacaaggaggcattcttgagtaacaatgccgacacgggtgaggaaccattggtttttgatagaagccctagctatgaggatgttgttgcaaaagtgagacaagtcttgaagtggatggacaccaatgttgatgttaagttaataggaaggtatgatgttggagttggAGCCAAATCTCGCTTGAAAAGTATGCCTATCACCTCGGATTTGCATTGGGATGTATACAAGGAAAAAGTATCCCAATCGGAAGACAAGTCACTTGAATTGTTTGCCACCACTGAATCTCCTCGGTTTACCTTTGATTTGAACCGGCATGTCTCTTCCCCAATGGATGACATGAGCGAGAGGACAATGGTGCCACTTGTTGAGCATAGGGTTGTGGTTGATGCCCCCAATGTTTATCCCCCACCATGTCCCCGTGTACCAACTATCAAAGCAAATGAGGTTGAGTTGTATgcccccaatgcttctagccaaccaccaactagccaagcaaatgaggttgagttgtatgcccccaatgcttctagccaaccaccaactagccaagcaaatgaagttgaggtgattgctagtgacggagtaattcaagaggatgaagatgcttatgatgacgacgaagagcaagaggaagggtttcatggcaatgatgttggtgacttggatgtgtacatagcgcaaaaggacatggatcgtgacttgccttttaggcgtcaatatgcgtatgactcggatgacgagggtccagttgaacagttggacgaggatggattcacaAAGGAGGAGAACCAAATCCACTTTGAGCTGACGGGCTTACAAAAAAGAACTCACTTATTTAAAGATCTCGGCCTTGCCCATAAAGCTGTTGTTGACGGTGGAATGAGAATGACGGCGATTGAGCCAACACCATGCCCGGATCCAGGAGAACCAAGGGTGGAGAATGAGGACGAGAATGCTTATTTGAAGAAAGGATTGAAGTTTCTGAGCTTGCCTATGCTGAAGTTTTGGTTGGCTGACTATGCCATTCGAAACCATAGGCCAATTTATGTTGAGCACTCCGACATGAAATTGCGTTACACCGTGGTGTGTGAGCAAAAGGAATGCACATGGAAGGTTCGTGCAAGAAAGCTTAAAGAAACCGAAGAATGGGTGTTAACAAGTTGTGATACCACTCATAGATGCAAACCGCCATCGAAACGACTTAGAAAGACACACCGTCAACTCACATCTGAGTATCTTGGATACAAATGGATGAAAGACATAGCCTTTGATCCCACTGTGAAAGTGAGGTTTCTCATGCGGACGGTGAAAAAACAATTTGGTTATGAAgtcaagtatgggaaggcatggaagGCAAAGGCAAATGCTATTAGGATGTTGTACGGTGGTTATGAAGAAGCATACAACCAGCTCCCAAGGTTGTTGGCCGCCATTGCACATAGGAACCCGGGCATGTTTCATGTGGTCGAGGATCACGAGGGAGTGTTCCACCGTGCCTTCTGGAGTTATGGACAATGTGTGGAGGCGTTTCAGCATTGTCGTCCGGTCTTGTCTatagatggcacgttcttgaccggtagatataagggcacactaatggtagcaatggcgcactcatcaaacgacaacgtgttgccatgtgcatttgctttggtgccttccgagcaccaagacaactgggagtggttcatgggtcatgttaggcacaacgtgattggggctagggaggtatgcatcatatcggaccgacatcatggcatactcaaggcaatggacattgttattccaggatttccaaagcttcaccacagatggtgcatgaggcatttcgtggccaacttttaccgggcatgtaagagcaaggagctcagcaaagACCTTACCCATGTATGTGTGGCCTTCACCACCCAAGGTTTCGATGCTCGGTACAACAAACTCTTTGCAGCGGTGAACGAAGGGGGAAAAGACTTCTTAACTAGGAATTTAAGTGAGAAGCACAAGTGGGCACGCGCTCATGACGATGGTGGTTGGCGATATGGCGACATGACGAGCAATCTCGTAGAATGTTTCAACAATGTGTTGAAGGGTGCTCGTGCTTTGCCGGTGACTGCAATAGTGGAGTACACCTTCTTCAAGCTTAATGAGTACTTTCAGAGGCATTCTGAAGAGACTGCAAAATGGATAGGTGAAAAAAAGGATTATCCGGaaaaggttgatgaatggttgcaGTTACAAGCAAGCAAGTCTTCACGACAACAAGTTATCGTATTCGATAGACTTGAAATGATCTATCAAATTGATGAGCCAGGTGGCACAACACGAGATGGTAGACAATATGGTGGTGCTGCATTTGAGGTGAAACTGAAGACTCGGTGGTGCCAGTGCGAGAGGCCTAGTAAGTATCATTGGCCATGCTCGCATTTGATAACGGCGGCGAAGGCGAGAAACATACATGTTAATGATGGAAAAACCGTGAGGATGCAAGAGTTCCATGTGGAAGCTACTAGGTTGACATGGGCGCCAAGATTTCACCCTTTCTTGGACCAATCACAGTGGCCTGAGTACCATGGCCCTCATATTAGGCCAGACCCTCTTCTGAAGGTGGAGACGAAGGGTAGAAGGAGAACTAAGAGGTTCAGGGGTGATATGGATGACCTGGCTGGATACACTGGCATGAAACAATTTGGTAGCGGTCATTTCATGGAGGCTCCTGACATTATCAACTGTGGGGTGTGCGGTGAAGGGGGACACAATGAGCGGACatgcaaaaaaaagaaaaccaaaaaaagaaaaacaagtcgTGGAGGCGGCACCGATGGTGAAAGAGGTGGAAgaggtgacggtggtggtggtcgAGGAAGAACGAGCGTCAGAGGTGGTAGTGGTGGTCGTAGAgggagcacaagtgctagaggtgctagtgttcgtagagggagcacaagtgctagaggtggtggtcgagctagcacaagtgctagaggtggtggtcgagcagccacaagtgctagaggtggtcgtGGTCGAAGaggaagcacaagtgctagaggtggtcgtAGAGGAATGGTTGATAATGGATCGGCCTTCGGTTATTTGTTTAATCCAGATGGTTGATCTAATAATAATGGTATATTATTTGTTCATACAATTCCTAGCATTTATGCATTTGCTCTCTTAATGTCTTGTGCTAACAATTGTtctttttgtaggcatggcttcatccggttccaggaCGAGGCCACCGTGCGCGGACCAAGAGGACATGCCGAAGACGTGGTTGGAGGCCAGTTtggacaagaagaaggagaaggatgtgCCCACACCACCATGTTGGTGTGGTGATGTTTGCAAGCTGAAGGTGTCCACTGACCGCAACAAGTCATGGACAGAAGGTAGAAGGTTTTTCGTGTGTCCCAACTATGCACATGATCGTCGAAGGCCAACTAACGCATATGACATACCACCGGTATGTTAGGTGTACATATAAAAAACATCAACAAGTTGTCACTCATATGTCTAACAAAATCATGGTTTATATGTAGTCCCCTCCTCCACTTTGCAAGTACTTCACTTGGATAGATCACGAGGTACCAAAAGATATCCAAGAGGACCAACGTGCAGATTGGTTACGGAGGCAGCGCCTATTCGAGGAGTCCTATGCACGGGGATTGGAGCGGGAGCGTCGTGAGAAGGAGGCTCGTGAGCGCAAGAAGCGTGAGCAAGAGAGGGCACGCAAAGAGAAGGCGGCTCGTCAAGAAGAGAGGGCAAGCAAACTTGCAAGGGCTCGCGATgcacgagaggaggacgaggcacgtgacaagaagggaaAGTGGCCCCGGACTACTCAGTAGACAAATGGAAAGGCACCGGCGTCGATGATGAACTGTCGAGACTTTGTTTAATGTATGAACTTATTAT from Triticum aestivum cultivar Chinese Spring chromosome 4A, IWGSC CS RefSeq v2.1, whole genome shotgun sequence harbors:
- the LOC123083566 gene encoding U1 small nuclear ribonucleoprotein 70 kDa-like, which translates into the protein MASSGSRTRPPCADQEDMPKTWLEASLDKKKEKDVPTPPCWCGDVCKLKVSTDRNKSWTEGRRFFVCPNYAHDRRRPTNAYDIPPSPPPLCKYFTWIDHEVPKDIQEDQRADWLRRQRLFEESYARGLERERREKEARERKKREQERARKEKAARQEERASKLARARDAREEDEARDKKGKWPRTTQ